The segment CACAATGGGTTAAAGCAAGTGCCTTAGTTAAAGAACACGAATTTATCTTGCAAGAAATGATTGACCTCAGCAAACACAACTTATCCCCAGATGTTGAAGAGGTAATTGCTAAGTTGAATATTAATGGTGCCAGTGCATGGAATCAATTGTTTGGACATTTAACATCAATGACGACAATTGAGTTTAATGGTGAAAAGCACACTATGGCTTCAATTCGAAATCTCGTATACTCACATGATCCAAAGATTCGTAAGGATGCCTATTATAAAGAACTTGAATTGTATGAAAAAATGGATGATTCGATTGCATTTGCACTTAATAGCATTAAAGGAACCGTGAATACTATTTCTGATTTACGAGGTTACGAATCCGCATTGGATAAAACACTTTTCGATTCACGGATGAGCAAGGCCACCCTCGATGCATTGATGGAAGCAATCGAAGCGTACCTTCCAGTCTTTAGAAAGTATCTTAAACATAAAGCGCACCTTATGAATTATGAGAATGGATTGCCTTGGTATGATCTCTTCGCACCTTTTGAAACCACAAACCCTAAGACTTATACAGTCGAAGATTCTAAGGAAATGATTCTTACTAGTTTTGCGGAATTTTCCGATGATCTTGCAAACATGGCAAAAACAGCTTATGAAGATGCATGGATTGATTTCTTACCTCGTGAAGGAAAACGCAGCGGTGCCTTCTGCAGTAATCAATCTCAAATAAAACAGAGTTATGTCCTTACAAACTTTGATGGTTCTATTTCTGATATCGTAACGATTGCTCACGAATTAGGGCATGCATACCATGGCATGATGATTGAAGACTTGCCTATTCTCAATACAAGTTACTCGATGCCGGTCGCAGAAACTGCTTCAACATTCTGTGAAAATATCGTTTTCAACGCTGCCTTAAAAGTGTCAAGCGACGAAGAAAAACTCGTATTAATTGAAAACTCACTTCAAGATTTAACGCAAATTATTGTTGATATTTTATCCCGCTTTAAGTTTGAATCCGAGGTCTTCGAACGTCGTAAATCCGAATTCTTATTTCCTAAAGATTTAAAAGAAATCATGATTGAAGCACAACGTCAATCGTATGGAGATGGTTTAGACGCAAGTACATATCATCCATATATGTGGGCATGTAAAGGTCATTACTACAGTGGTGGTTTAAGTTATTATAACTTCCCTTATGCATTTGGTGGCTTGTTTGCTCTTGGGCTTTATGCTAAATTTGAAAAAGAAGGGGATGCATTTGTCCCTGCATACCGCAATCTCCTTAAAGCAACAACAACATCATCATGTGAAGATGTCGCAGCACAAGCCGACATCGACGTTACGGATGTTGAATTCTGGAAATCCAGTTTACAAGTTGCAGCTGACCGAATTGAAATGTTTATCGCATTAACGCAATAATATCTTAAAAAATTCTATAAAAAAACCATAATCACATGGAACTGACCTAGTTCCTTGGGACTAAAGAAAAAACCAAGTTAGGATGAAGTTAACCGATAATTTACGGGAGATTGATATCCTAGCTTTTCTTGTATTCGATTTTCATTGTAATATTTTAAATAGTTTATCACAGTTTGTGATACAATTTCAGTAGAACCCTTTAGTTCTGGGTTTAATTCGAATG is part of the Erysipelothrix piscisicarius genome and harbors:
- a CDS encoding M3 family oligoendopeptidase, with the protein product MYTWNLDALYKGYDATYTADVEKLKTIIKSMNDLAPNLKDCEDLESFLTLDSELNSLANSLVSFASLQISANASDNESNRYMGQLQNILSETSRAYALFSQFMADSKDVFPQWVKASALVKEHEFILQEMIDLSKHNLSPDVEEVIAKLNINGASAWNQLFGHLTSMTTIEFNGEKHTMASIRNLVYSHDPKIRKDAYYKELELYEKMDDSIAFALNSIKGTVNTISDLRGYESALDKTLFDSRMSKATLDALMEAIEAYLPVFRKYLKHKAHLMNYENGLPWYDLFAPFETTNPKTYTVEDSKEMILTSFAEFSDDLANMAKTAYEDAWIDFLPREGKRSGAFCSNQSQIKQSYVLTNFDGSISDIVTIAHELGHAYHGMMIEDLPILNTSYSMPVAETASTFCENIVFNAALKVSSDEEKLVLIENSLQDLTQIIVDILSRFKFESEVFERRKSEFLFPKDLKEIMIEAQRQSYGDGLDASTYHPYMWACKGHYYSGGLSYYNFPYAFGGLFALGLYAKFEKEGDAFVPAYRNLLKATTTSSCEDVAAQADIDVTDVEFWKSSLQVAADRIEMFIALTQ